TTCGTCTAATTCGTTTAGTTCCATTATGGATTCAATTACATGACCTCGGGCTTCAGTATTGGGGAAGTAAATGTCTTAGTGCACTTGTGAGCACGATTGGTAAATCGATTATGGTTGACAAGTTTACTAGGGAGTGCTCAAGAGTTCAATTTTCAAGAGTTCTTGTGGAAATGGAAATAACTGATAATCCTCCTAGAAATATTCAGTTTCTTAATGAGCATGGCCAGATTATGGAACAGGGAGTGGAATATGAGTGGTTGCCTATTGAGTGCAAGGTTTGCTCTAGGTTTGTTCATTCTATGGTGGATTGTCGTAAGGAGCTGAAAACACAAGGGGTTAAAAAGGATATTGTGGCTAAAACAGAGGCAAAGGAAAGGAGAGATAAGGATTCAGATGAACCTAAAGATGAGATGCCTGAGGTTTTGTCTAATGCTACTGGTACAGATGGTGTTTCGGTTAAGAATTCTAAGGGAATACAACTTCCAGCTTCGGCTAATGTTGATAAAGTAAATGGTACAAATGAAGGTAAGCAATGGCAAACAACAAAGCGTGTGGCTACTCATTCTAAACAAGGACTAGTGGCAGGTGTTAGTTCTCTTCCTCCTGGACAAGAGCAACAACAGCTGAATAAATTTGAGGTGCTTCAAGAGCAGATGAAGGGTAGAAAAGAAGGTAACACTGGCTTTACTTCTTCCTATGGATAATTGCAATATTTTGAGCTGGAACTTGAGAGGGCTGAATAGTTCTAATAAACATGCTTCAGTCTTAGATTTATGTAGCAGGAATAAAATTGGAGTTAGTGGTTTCTTAGAAACTAAAATGAGGGGGAACAAAATTATGGAGTTCATGGAGCATAAGCTTCCTAACTGGGAGTTTTACTCTAGTCCGATCATTGAGGGTAGACTTCTGATAGTTTGGAGGAAGGTTTTTGCGAGGGTTACAATTCTGGAAGAATCTTATCAGTATGTTCATTGTTTGGTCAAAATGGCTGGTTAGAGGAAAGCTTTTTATGTTACATTTGTCTATGGGTACAATACAATAGAGGGGAGGAGGAGTTTATGGCAAGGGTTACACAAGATATCACTCTCAGATAAAGCTTGGATTATTTTAGGGGATTTCAATGCCCATTTCTCTGGTTTGGACAGATCTGGTGGGAAACCAGTTTCAGGTTTGGAATTGGCTGATTCTCTACAATGGCTTGCTGATACTCAAGTTGAGTCTCTTAAGAGTATTGGCTCCTATTTTACTTGGACAAACAACCAAGAAGGTCCAGCTAGAATCTATTCAAAAATTGACCATGTGTTCATGAATGAGGATTGGCTTGATATCTTTCCTCATTCTATGGCTGTGTTTAGatgggaagtagttttggatcaTTGCTCGTGTGTTGTTACTAACTTGCCTATGAAGAAGGTGGGAATCAAGCTGTTTAGATTTTACAATTTTTGGACAGACCATCCTGGTGTCAAAGAAGTGGTTATGAGTAGTTGGAGGGTCCCTGTTAAGGCGACTGGGTTAAGGGCTATATACTTAAAGAAAATGAGGCTAAAGCATAGATTAAAGAAATTTAATAGAGATAACATTGGTGATATAGGTATGAACTATCACTCAGCTAAGGAGGCTTATCAAGAAGCTCAATTTCAAGCTCAATCTCATCCTCGAGACTACAGCTTGCAAGAGGTAGTGAAAGTAGCTGCTGAAGCTGTAACTGTTTAGGAGCATATGTACTATAGTTTCCTAGCCCAAAGAAGTAAAATTACTTGGATTAGGAAGGGAGATATGAATACATCTTTTTTCCATGCTTGTTTGAAAAAGCGTAGAGCTGAAAAATAGTATTGCAACCTATATTACTGAGCAAGGTAGATTGATAGATAATTTTCAGGAGGTAGTGTCTCACTTTGGTGAACATTTTAGAAGTTAGCTGGGTAGTCCGAGTTTGGATATAGGCAGGATTTATTTACACTGTATTGAGATGGGTACCAAGCTCTCTATAGATCAGCAACTGCTACTTTTAAAACCCTTTTCTTGTAAGGAAATCCGAGATGCTTTATTTGGTATTCCCATCACTAAGTCCCAAGGACCAGATGGCTTTGGTTCTGGTTTTTTCAAGGTCTTATGGCAGGAAATTGGGGATAAAGTTTGTTCAGCGATTGGTCAGTGTTTTGACACAGGGCATTTTCCTTCTGAGCTTCATGAAACTACTCTATCATTGGTCCCTAAAGTCACTAATCCATCTCGGGCAATAGACTACAGGCCTATAGCTTGTTGTTCTACATTATACAAGTGTATAGCTAAACTGTTATGTTCTTGTATGGTTTTTTTCCTTCCTGATCTCATTCAGCCGAACCAGGGAGCCTTTATTAGGGGTCATTCAATTGCTCATAACATCATGATATTTCAGGATCTTATGAAGAACTATGGGAGGACCTCTACTTCGCCTAGATGTGCCATTAAAATAGATTTAAGCAGAGCATATGATACAGTTGATTGGAAGTTTCTTGAGGATCTTTTAAGGACCCTTTGTTTCCTTATGAAATTTATAGGTTGGATTATGGTCTACTTGAAAAATACTTCTTACTCTTTGCTTATGAATGGTCGACTTCAAGGTAGTTTTAAGGGTAAGAAGGGGCTGCGTCAGGGTGATCCTATGTCTCCCCTTTTGTTTGTGCTTATCATGGTGTATTTGACTAGGAGCCTTCAACTAGCAGCTCATAATTCTAAATTCAGATATCACCCTATGTGTAAGAGCCTTAAGCTTCTCAATTTATGCTTTGCTGATGGTTTGATTTTGTTTTGTAAGGGAACTCATTCTGCTGTTAGCATTTTCAAAGAGGTTCTAGTGAAGTTTAGTGCTGCAACTGGTCTCTCTATAAATGCTAATAAGTCTCATATTTTCTTTGGAGGAGTCACTGCCACTGAGAGAAGGATTATTTCCCAAGAGATTCAGTTACTTGAAGGATCCTTTCCTCTTAAGTATCTTGGGGTGCCTATGAGGCCAACTAAGTCGAGATATGAAGATTGTGATATAATTCTTCAAAAAATCATATTGAAGCTTCTGTCTTGGACTAGCAGGCATCTGTCTTTTGCAGGCCGAATGCTTCTCATTCACTTAGTTCTGTTTGGACTTTGTAATTACTGGATGAGTGTCTTTGTGTTACCTCAGAGTATTGTTAAGGAAGTTGAGAAACTTTGCCGTGGTTTTCTGTGGGATATTTCTGGGAACAAGAGCAAGCTTCATCTTGCTTCATGGTAGCAGGTTTGTCTCCCTAAAGCTTATGGGGGTCTCGGATTCAGGGATGGGGCCAGTTGGAATAGAGCTATCTTAGCTAAATATATCTGGGCCATTTCTGAAAAGCCTGATATTCTATGGGTCAAATGGATCAATGCTATCTATCTGAAAGGATTCAATTTCTGGAATTATACTCTGAAACCAGATAGCAGCTAGTATTGGGGGAAATTATGCCATTTAAGGGGAAAATTCAGTCAGACAGAGATCATTGCTGCTGGGGTTCCAGGGAGTTTTAAGCCTTCGAAACTGTACAACATCACTTTAAATCAGCAGCTGGTGGGTTATCATCATGCTGTTTGGTGTAAGCTTACTCTTCCTAAGCACCGATTTCTTCTTTGGCAGGTGGTTAATGCTCACCTTTTCACTAGAGACAACTTGATTAGGTTTAACTTACAGATGAATAGCCTATTATGTCCTGTTTGTGATGGTTACATTGAGAGTCACACTCATCTCTTTTTTGAGTGCTGCCTTTCTAAGATGGTTCTTAATCTCACCTTCTCTTGGATAGGGTTTAAAGCTTGGCGTAGTGATTTCAATGGTTGGGTTGTTTGGCTTGCTAATGATCGACATGGTACTACTTCTTCTATATTGAACTTGGTTGTGGCTGCTGTTATCTACAACATTTGGAGAAACAGAAATAGATGTGTTTTTTATGGTTATTCTTTGACAGCTGATAGGATAGCTAAGGAAGTTATAAATATAGTTAAGTACCGATTATACATTGTTAATACTAGGAAGATTTCTCTCCAAGACCAGCTGTTTATTAGAAAACTCCAATGTAATTAAGTGGTTTGGTCAGTTGTTCCTTTTCAGCTGTCTGTACAGTTTGACTGTTAGTTTTTTTTGGGTGAATTGGCCCTTCATTTGTATTGATTggtttgttcaatgaagttcattttcttcttgatcaaaaacaaaaattatatcttgtttccttaagtaccattgaatttactagtgaaggttaattcataactaaattatgaatttgagctcaataaccttttcagtcccaaaagtcaaccattaagataaccattattcaatatcttacgagaaggtatagattccatatatgtatactatgtctccagccatttacattaatgagttgctaaaacaaaattttttagcctgatcattctgatagaccttaacgagtgaatcaaagaattcatataacataaacatgagttcatagtaacttcaggattaagatatatttgtatatgatcatcagatgatatatttaattaataattcaaaacagtatttaactaagtattaataaacatatctggtccagttctatatattctctaatatataaagtacctccactaaagtgtcctactacactagtgatccagatctagatcacatgtattcataatactaatggaccgtacttgcagtaattattctaaagatcccataactttattttactgtgaactattcaagttcatttatctcaaacacaatcctcctgtaccaatacgtggttgagatcacatatatgaaattaggaatttttctaatatttacttaatattatcatagaataatatagtccataaaatatatgcataacaaattcaatttatttatttatttcttaaaacaatgtctactacatatgcttccagggcacaattcccaacaatctcccacttgccctaaagcaaatgtggcatctctctcattcccatgtttcttacatgctccttaaaagatttcatggataaagtctttgtgaaaggatctgcaagattatgctatgaagttatcttcataactgcaacatttccTCGATGAGCTATCTATCTTaccaagtgatatttcctctcgatgtgctttcccctcttgtgactctgtggttcctttaagttagctactgccccactattgtcacagtataggactagtggcttatccacatctagcATTACTTCGAGATCAGAATataacttcttgagccacacaacctccttagctgtTTCACAAGTttctatatactcggcttccatggtagaGTCTACAATGGTAGTTtatttaatacttcgccagactactgctcctcctccatgagtaaacactgatccagaagtcaatttctgactatctctgtctgattgaaaatcataatcagtgtaaccagtggggttcaggtctcagcttgaatatacaagcatataatctctagtatttctaagatacttgataatattcttcactgcaatccaatgacttaatccaagattggattgataacgactaactatccctactgcataacaaatatcaggtctagtacacaacatagcgtacataagactgcctaccgctgaggcataTGGATaatgtctcatatcttcctcttcttgaggtgttttgggacactactccttggaaaggaatactccaatatgggttggcatatcaccctttttggagtaatgcatattaaagtgttctagcaccttaccaatataagttgcttgagacagtgccaaagttctgttctgtctatctctaagaattttaatgcccatAACATACTTGGCCTCTCCCAAAtttttacctttgataatgatgttacgtcatggCTAATCAgaaatatatcatcaacgtaaagaactaggaatactactgcaccatctttgatttgtttatagacacaaggttcgtcaacgttttgttcaaagccaaacgttttaattgtgtcatcaaatctaagattccaagatctagaggctattttaagtccatagatggacctaagaagcttgccaatttttttctcttgaccttttacttcgaacccttctggttgagacatataaatggtttcgtcaaggtagccacttagaaaagttgttttgacatccattttccaaatctcataatccatgcacacagaaatgagttggagggcatggagcggtgtgtacatgtttggtctacctGGGCACCACAGGTGGGGTTACTTTAACAAACATGTGGTAAAGTtttggttttgtcgcttaggtcgaatGTACTGTgcctttggattgtaaatgtatttcaaaatattgttttaggatcccaatgtaacaatttTATGAATTTCAATGAAAGACCAACTCTTTGTACgtaatgtttattaaatgagtttttatttttattcaatcacactttttaacctaaaacctcgattagccagctaatggcacatttataaatcacatggtaacgattctaaggaagtagggcgttacaccttggtatcagagcatgccaaggtttatggttcctggagactgactgaacatgtacgcttgctgccagagacaagctcgactcagggttggtatGAAATGCAATACTTGTTTAACTGTTTATATGAGTTGCCTTATCTactagaatagggagcatgatgCATATGTATGTGTTTTTTTGGAAATGGGATTTGATGATTGATGCATGAGCATTATGGTTTTGTATTGTAGTATTTGAATTATATGGCTATTATTTTGATTGGCCTTGCTATGGTTTAGCGTTGTATAAGAGTATCCGGGCTGGTAGGCCAGGTTTTCATCTACAgatagatttggaagttttgGTATCCATGGCAGTCAATTGGATCAGGCAGTGTGAACGATGGCAGTTGAGGCCAAAATCATCTGTCGGCCCCGGGATTGGTGGCAGGTGTTTGCTGGCATACAGGTAGGATTGTAAAGGCAAGAAGAATATATTAGGTGATTGAGACAGCTGGTTCCGTCAAGGAACGCTGCCCTATGAGGGTTGGCAACAATGGCACCAGTTATGACCTAGCCTAATGGTAGAAATAGATGGGAATAACTATATGAAAGATTTAAGAAGTGTTAACCTCTAGTCTCCGAGGGAGACTTGGACCCGTTTAAAGTTGAATAGTGGATAGGAATGGTTAGCCCCGTCTTCGGTTATATAGGAGTgaaaggcaatgatagagtggcttgtgccatgtATGTGTTGCGAGAGGATGCCTAAAcatggtgggaagttgtatcccagacGCGAAATATTGTCATGGTGGGTTGGAAGGAAACTCAGACAATGGTTCAATGAGAGGCACTATGGTGACGCAGATTGAGTTGCAAAGATCGATGAGTTTATGAAGTCGGTTCAGAATAATATGACAGTGATAGAGTATGTTAGTGAGCTTTGTAGATCGGCCAAATCTTTTTTTGGTTTGGTACCAATGGATGTGGCCCGGAAGGAGCGATCCACTCGAGGATTGAGCCCAGGGATGACCAGAGTGTTAGGATCTCTCTAATGTAGGAGATTGTTAACTACGCttgggcagtagggagggcccttaTTATAGAGGACGCAGGAGTCGAGACATGAAGTAAGAGTGTCGTTGGGCGGAATGCTCAGGCAAAGGTATCCTCGTTTGCGGAagcaagtaggggtggaggctcAGTAACCAAGAGAGAAAGACCTCTGATGGTTCTATTACTCCTGGTCCTGACATGAGAGTTCATAGTGTTCAGGGCGACCTTTAAGATGGCGTTGTGGTCCAGAGGGGTTACATGGTATGCGTTAGGCGCATGAGACGTCACGTGAGAGAATGCCAAGTGAAGGCATGTTATCGATGAAGAATGGTAGGGCACATCAAGGAGAATTTCCCGAAGACAAAGACAAAAGAACTAAAGAATACAGATAACCATACCCCAGTTTGTGTGACCATCACGATATGGTAAGAgcctgaggctagcccctcggagGCGATCGATTGACTTTTTAGTTCCTGATCCTTTTTATAGAGTGAGATGATTGAGTTGGTGCTACGTATCTCTTGGGACATACATCGATCGTTGGCACATGTAATATGGTTGTCATGCCGTGGGGTTTAAAATTTTAGCATCTACCTGGGAAAATTGGTAGTAATTGATTGAGCTGGTTCCATGAGGTATACGAGGTGATCTTGAGTGGGGATTTGCTGGTCAAATAAGAGACAATCGTGGATTGAAAAGtaagatggtgacttctgaggttaaaaggaaaggacccggTTGTAGTTGCAGGGTGCCTAGTTGTTGAGGAAAATACCACTGAGGTTATATCAGATAGACCAAATCAATACCGGATCGGTCGATAAGGTTTTATATGGGTTCATGAGGATTCAATGGGATAATTGTCGCATTTAGGCAGAGATAGAGGCAGTATACGGGACGTTATGAAGTATGGCACTAACTCAGCGGGAAGAAGTAAGGTTCAATTGAAGAAGTGTTTGACTTGAGGGTAATCAGACGGAGCATCTTATTATGGGGCACGTCAATACAGTTTGACAAGAAAAGGGCCAAGTCTACCAGGATATGTATCGCATATGGATAGTCAATGAAGTGATTCTTAAGGATGGGCACCCATTGTCAAGAATAAAGGTTTCATTACTCGATTGCGAGGATAGGACAATGTTTTCAAGAATTacccagctgaggatcaaggcaAGAGACGTTTCAAGAATTGCCTCTTGCACTaagtaggatgtgatggattattaATGAAGACTATTAAAAtaaccaatgcttcagcgaccaAGGTAAGCTTAATAAGCAGAGAGTACAAGGATACTAAGGACAAGTCGTATTCAGATTGATCAAGGATGATTCAGGTTACTCCCAATTAGAAGTAGAGGGTAAATAATAACTTTATTGATAGTACCAAGGCTATGGAAGCAGGATTGCAAGGTAAGGTTCCAAGAGGAAGAAGATTTGATTTCTCCAGAAGACATTCAAGGTCATACTATGGGAGGTAATGGAATCATGTATGAGGTAGTCAAGAAGGAAATCGTAAGGAAATTTCCAAAGGAATGCCTTAGGGGTGAAAAGGATAGTGAAAACAGAGGGACAAATTGACTACTACATGAGGCATCTTCGAGGACATCCATACTTTGAGTAAGGTAACGTGGGAACATAAAGTTTATCTGAATGGATGGCTGAGTACCAGATTTTCAGAAGTTGGTATATAGATTGATTCACACGTCATGGTATTAGAGCTTGTATGTATAGACAGGTACAGGAGAACGATGCGAAAGACATCGTCCTTACTTGGAATGTGGAGTTACGGTGCAGTATGTTATGAGTTAAGGTGCGTACGTGTGTAACTGAAAGAGTGATCGATTGCACCTCAGAGTGGATGTCAAGTTGATAGTCATGTCGGTTAACTACAGTTAGAATGAAGTAATGACTGAGTTTAAGTTGGAACATGTGGTTGATAACTGATAAATATATTCCTGTAAATGAACAGCGAAACACAGGAAGAAAATCTCGTAGGAaagg
The Humulus lupulus chromosome 6, drHumLupu1.1, whole genome shotgun sequence DNA segment above includes these coding regions:
- the LOC133785705 gene encoding uncharacterized protein LOC133785705, producing the protein MRGNKIMEFMEHKLPNWEFYSSPIIEGRLLIVWRKVFARVTILEESYQYVHCLVKMAGDFNAHFSGLDRSGGKPVSGLELADSLQWLADTQVESLKSIGSYFTWTNNQEGPARIYSKIDHVFMNEDWLDIFPHSMAVFRWEVVLDHCSCVVTNLPMKKVGIKLFRFYNFWTDHPGVKEVVMSSWRVPVKATGLRAIYLKKMRLKHRLKKFNRDNIGDIGMNYHSAKEAYQEAQFQAQSHPRDYSLQEVVKVAAEAVTV